A single Balneola sp. DNA region contains:
- a CDS encoding serine protease, whose amino-acid sequence MKKLFLILSVMSLMVFSACTQLYTTTINVEKPALGDTTEVFTYIAGKDIFGDIEVIGSIEVNTNSQKDCNMQKFENDAHDIARAAGGNALIVQEIDLQFTCLNFTGHIAKITYAEDTALIDRKSLKEIWSNRFDPIEGIYESTGPNLKNMEVGVLKNNTGGYSLIYLNGTANEYRSLWREGNLKAKLSNTGAINTFKTTWLEHNRTYDTGYLISFSDGIMSLINTESEINQPFIKMYPTQNSFTSSSGSGFAISEQGYVVTNHHVVEGAESITVKGVNGDFNQPYAAEVIVTDQRNDLAIIKIDVGDVDIEPIPFQLKRELSQVGNEVFVLGYPLRATMGDELKLTTGIISSRTGFQGDITAYQISAPVQPGNSGGPTFDMNGNLIGIVNAKHLGAENASYSVKANYLINLFELLPEEMSLELMNKAANSSLADLVESVRNHVYIIEVD is encoded by the coding sequence ATGAAAAAACTATTCCTCATTCTTAGTGTAATGTCATTGATGGTTTTTAGTGCTTGTACTCAGCTCTATACGACTACCATCAATGTTGAAAAACCTGCATTAGGTGATACTACAGAGGTATTCACTTACATTGCCGGAAAGGACATCTTTGGTGATATTGAAGTCATTGGTTCTATTGAAGTGAATACCAATTCTCAAAAAGACTGCAACATGCAGAAATTTGAAAACGATGCCCACGACATTGCCCGGGCTGCAGGTGGAAATGCCTTAATTGTTCAGGAAATCGATCTTCAATTTACCTGTCTGAATTTCACAGGACATATAGCAAAAATCACTTATGCAGAAGACACTGCGTTAATCGACCGAAAGAGTTTAAAGGAAATCTGGAGTAATCGATTTGATCCTATAGAAGGTATTTATGAAAGTACTGGGCCCAATTTAAAAAACATGGAGGTTGGGGTATTGAAAAATAATACAGGGGGCTATTCACTAATCTATTTGAATGGTACCGCTAATGAATACCGATCTTTATGGCGAGAAGGGAATCTTAAGGCAAAGCTATCAAATACAGGGGCGATCAACACCTTCAAAACAACCTGGCTAGAGCATAACAGAACCTACGACACCGGGTACCTGATTTCTTTTTCGGATGGCATAATGAGCCTTATTAATACAGAGTCAGAGATAAACCAGCCCTTCATCAAGATGTATCCCACTCAAAATTCATTTACATCTTCTTCAGGGTCTGGCTTTGCGATTTCTGAACAGGGCTATGTAGTTACAAATCATCATGTGGTGGAAGGAGCTGAAAGTATTACCGTTAAAGGTGTTAATGGAGATTTTAATCAACCATACGCCGCCGAGGTAATTGTAACGGATCAACGAAACGACCTGGCAATTATAAAAATCGATGTTGGGGATGTAGATATAGAGCCTATCCCCTTCCAGCTAAAGAGAGAACTCTCCCAGGTGGGCAATGAAGTATTTGTTCTGGGCTATCCTTTACGAGCTACCATGGGAGATGAACTGAAGCTAACCACAGGGATAATCAGTTCAAGAACAGGCTTCCAGGGAGATATTACCGCGTATCAAATCTCAGCTCCTGTTCAACCCGGTAACAGCGGAGGACCAACCTTTGATATGAATGGCAATCTAATCGGGATTGTAAATGCAAAGCACCTTGGAGCTGAAAACGCCAGCTACTCAGTAAAAGCAAACTACCTCATCAACTTGTTTGAGCTTTTACCTGAAGAAATGAGTTTAGAATTGATGAATAAAGCTGCAAATTCTTCTTTGGCTGACCTGGTTGAATCAGTAAGAAACCATGTTTACATCATTGAGGTGGATTAA
- the atpD gene encoding F0F1 ATP synthase subunit beta, whose product MNKGTVAQVIGPVVDVDFSEGTTPSILNALTIKNPTDGSTLYLEVAQHLGEDRVRTIAMDSTDGLVRGMEVIDTGQAIAMPVGEDIRGRLFNVVGEAIDGIKDPAGKAKYPIHREAPSFDELATSTEMLETGIKVVDLLCPYAKGGKIGLFGGAGVGKTVLIQELINNIAKQHGGLSVFAGVGERTREGNDLLREFIESGVINYGDEFKESMENGEWDLSKVDEEKLKESQATLVFGQMNEPPGARARVALSGLTVAEYFRDEVSRDILLFIDNIFRFTQAGSEVSALLGRMPSAVGYQPTLATEMGAMQERITSTQKGSITSVQAVYVPADDLTDPAPATTFTHLDATTVLSRALTQIGIYPAVDPLDSTSRIVDPKVVGEEHYNTARRATILLQNYKDLQDIIAILGMDELSDEDKMVVSRARRVQRFFSQPFFVAEQFTGAPGKYVKIDDTVKGVKMIIEGELDHLPENAFYMVGSIDEAIEKGEKMLAEAAEEA is encoded by the coding sequence ATGAATAAAGGAACAGTGGCCCAGGTTATCGGACCTGTAGTTGACGTTGATTTTTCCGAAGGAACAACCCCATCTATTCTTAACGCTCTCACCATTAAAAATCCTACCGACGGCTCTACGCTGTATCTCGAAGTGGCTCAACACTTAGGAGAAGATCGTGTACGTACTATTGCTATGGATTCTACAGATGGTTTAGTAAGAGGCATGGAGGTAATCGATACTGGTCAGGCTATTGCAATGCCTGTTGGAGAGGACATTAGAGGTCGATTATTTAACGTAGTGGGCGAAGCGATTGATGGTATTAAAGATCCTGCAGGAAAAGCTAAGTATCCAATTCACCGAGAAGCTCCTTCTTTTGATGAACTCGCAACTTCAACAGAAATGTTGGAAACCGGTATCAAAGTAGTAGATCTTCTTTGCCCTTATGCAAAAGGGGGAAAGATTGGGTTATTTGGTGGTGCTGGTGTAGGTAAAACTGTACTGATTCAGGAGCTGATTAACAACATCGCGAAGCAGCATGGTGGTCTTTCAGTATTTGCTGGTGTTGGTGAGCGTACTCGTGAAGGAAATGACCTTCTTCGTGAATTTATCGAGTCTGGGGTAATTAACTATGGGGATGAGTTCAAAGAGTCTATGGAAAACGGAGAGTGGGATCTTTCCAAAGTAGACGAAGAGAAATTAAAAGAATCACAGGCTACGCTGGTATTTGGCCAGATGAATGAGCCTCCTGGTGCTCGTGCGCGAGTAGCACTTTCTGGTCTTACTGTTGCTGAATATTTCCGTGATGAAGTATCCAGAGATATCCTCCTTTTCATTGATAACATTTTCCGATTTACACAGGCAGGTTCTGAGGTATCGGCACTATTAGGTCGTATGCCTTCAGCTGTAGGGTATCAGCCAACACTTGCTACTGAGATGGGTGCGATGCAAGAGCGTATTACTTCTACTCAAAAAGGATCTATTACATCGGTTCAGGCTGTATATGTACCTGCTGATGACTTAACTGACCCTGCTCCTGCAACTACGTTTACTCACCTTGATGCAACCACGGTACTTTCTCGTGCACTAACACAGATTGGTATTTACCCTGCGGTAGATCCGCTAGATTCTACTTCCAGAATCGTTGATCCTAAGGTGGTAGGCGAAGAGCACTATAATACTGCTCGAAGAGCTACTATCCTTCTTCAGAATTATAAAGATCTTCAGGATATCATCGCGATTCTTGGTATGGACGAACTTTCTGATGAAGATAAAATGGTTGTAAGTAGAGCTCGTCGTGTACAACGTTTCTTCTCTCAGCCATTCTTCGTTGCTGAGCAGTTCACAGGAGCACCTGGTAAGTATGTGAAAATTGACGATACTGTTAAAGGTGTTAAAATGATTATTGAAGGTGAATTAGACCACCTTCCTGAAAACGCCTTCTACATGGTTGGTAGCATCGACGAAGCCATTGAGAAAGGCGAGAAGATGTTAGCAGAAGCTGCAGAAGAAGCTTAA
- a CDS encoding glycosyl hydrolase, translating into MRPMKKIFFKPLPCILLLSLFLTPESVIAQTAYYDLDTLIESIVDKMTIEEKVGQLALRGRSSRERGALPEELLNSVRNGEIGAFLNVMDTSHVRKLQEVAVKESKHGIPLLFARDVIHGFKTIFPIPLGQAASWNPDMVEEGSRIAALEASSVGIRWTFAPMLDITQDSRWGRIAESPGEDPYLAGQLAGAYVRGFQGEDLSDPTRMAATAKHFIAYGAAIGGRDYNTAIVSDEQLYNLFLPPFEEAIAEDVATLMSSFNEVNGVPATGNKKILMDILRGEFGFDGFVVSDWNSVIEMIAHGFAEDYEHAAELAANAGLDMEMTSTAYEEFLVELVKEGKVPESQLDFYVSNILRIKFRLNLFAEPFIPQNHPGEFYADEHLEKAKEAAVESSVLLKNENVLPLKRDQKILLTGPLADKGREQLGTWTFDGEGDPSITPREAMENAVFVEGLSFSRDKDQSNFQAVLDAAQDVDVIVFIGGEEAILSGEAHSRANIKLPGAQEELLTELTKLDKPVVLVLMAGRPINITEYISDLDAVLMMWHPGTMGGPALEEMLLGISEPSGRLPVSWPKAAGQLPYFYNHKNTGRPANPDSFVGIDDIPVGAWQSSLGNESHYLDLGFTPLFPFGYGLSYSEVEYGEISISNSRLGDGENITVEIQVSNSGDRTTSEVVQLYIRDKVGRITRPVRQLKRFEKINLSPGEERTVVFTMNYDDFKYYDNEGVFAVEPGEIDIYVGSNSITTNKVTIKIE; encoded by the coding sequence ATGAGACCTATGAAAAAAATCTTTTTTAAACCTCTACCCTGTATATTACTTCTCTCTCTCTTTTTAACTCCAGAATCTGTAATTGCTCAAACCGCTTATTATGATCTGGATACACTAATAGAATCGATCGTAGACAAGATGACGATTGAAGAAAAAGTTGGTCAATTAGCGTTAAGGGGAAGGAGTAGCAGAGAAAGAGGAGCTCTGCCGGAAGAATTACTGAATAGTGTAAGAAACGGAGAAATCGGAGCTTTTTTGAATGTAATGGATACCTCTCATGTGAGGAAACTGCAGGAAGTAGCAGTTAAAGAAAGCAAGCATGGCATTCCACTTCTTTTCGCTAGAGATGTCATTCATGGATTTAAAACCATATTTCCCATTCCATTAGGTCAGGCTGCAAGCTGGAACCCCGATATGGTTGAAGAAGGAAGCCGGATAGCTGCACTAGAAGCTAGTTCAGTAGGTATTAGATGGACTTTTGCTCCCATGCTGGATATTACACAAGACAGCCGCTGGGGGCGAATAGCTGAATCGCCTGGGGAAGATCCTTATTTAGCTGGTCAACTGGCTGGAGCCTATGTGCGTGGTTTCCAGGGAGAAGACCTTTCAGATCCTACCCGAATGGCAGCTACTGCTAAACATTTCATTGCTTATGGTGCGGCTATTGGGGGTAGAGACTATAACACTGCAATAGTAAGCGATGAACAACTTTATAATCTTTTCCTTCCTCCTTTTGAAGAAGCTATTGCGGAAGATGTAGCAACTTTGATGTCCTCTTTTAATGAAGTAAACGGAGTCCCTGCAACTGGAAATAAGAAAATACTTATGGACATTCTGAGGGGAGAATTTGGCTTTGATGGATTTGTAGTCTCTGACTGGAATTCTGTGATCGAAATGATTGCTCATGGTTTTGCGGAAGACTATGAACATGCAGCTGAATTAGCTGCTAACGCTGGTTTGGATATGGAGATGACCTCGACCGCTTACGAAGAGTTCTTGGTAGAATTAGTAAAGGAAGGAAAGGTGCCAGAATCTCAGTTAGATTTTTATGTAAGCAATATTCTTAGGATCAAATTCAGACTCAATTTATTTGCTGAGCCCTTCATCCCCCAAAACCATCCCGGAGAATTTTACGCAGATGAACACCTCGAAAAGGCCAAAGAAGCGGCAGTCGAAAGTAGTGTCCTTCTAAAAAATGAGAACGTACTTCCTCTAAAACGAGATCAAAAAATTCTACTAACCGGACCATTAGCTGACAAAGGAAGAGAGCAACTGGGTACCTGGACATTTGACGGGGAAGGCGATCCTTCTATTACTCCCAGAGAAGCGATGGAAAATGCTGTTTTTGTTGAAGGCCTGTCCTTTAGCCGAGATAAAGATCAGAGTAATTTCCAGGCAGTGTTGGATGCCGCCCAAGATGTAGATGTTATTGTATTCATAGGGGGTGAAGAAGCCATTCTTTCCGGAGAAGCACACTCACGAGCAAATATTAAATTGCCAGGAGCTCAAGAGGAATTATTGACGGAACTGACAAAACTGGATAAACCGGTAGTCTTGGTATTGATGGCTGGAAGACCCATTAACATTACCGAATATATATCCGATTTAGATGCCGTACTTATGATGTGGCACCCCGGCACTATGGGAGGCCCTGCCCTGGAAGAGATGTTATTAGGTATTTCAGAACCTTCTGGTAGGTTACCAGTTAGCTGGCCAAAAGCAGCCGGACAACTGCCCTACTTCTATAATCATAAAAATACCGGACGACCTGCAAACCCTGATTCTTTCGTAGGCATAGATGATATCCCTGTAGGTGCCTGGCAGAGTAGTCTTGGAAATGAATCCCATTACCTGGATCTGGGCTTCACTCCCCTCTTCCCATTCGGCTATGGACTTTCATACAGTGAAGTTGAATATGGAGAGATAAGCATATCCAATTCTAGACTGGGAGACGGTGAAAACATTACTGTAGAAATACAGGTTTCTAATAGCGGAGATCGGACCACATCCGAAGTAGTTCAGCTGTATATCCGGGATAAGGTTGGAAGAATTACCCGACCTGTTCGTCAACTTAAACGTTTTGAAAAGATAAATTTGTCTCCCGGTGAAGAAAGAACGGTAGTATTCACCATGAACTATGACGATTTCAAATACTATGACAACGAAGGAGTATTTGCTGTGGAGCCCGGTGAGATAGATATCTATGTAGGAAGTAACTCTATTACTACAAATAAAGTAACTATAAAAATAGAGTAA
- the atpC gene encoding ATP synthase F1 subunit epsilon — translation MSTFKAQILTPEGSLFEGDVSGVQMPGVMGSFEVKANHAPIVSALDEGTVLVRKSDGDTSYNISGGFVEVAKNKLTLLAESVVEE, via the coding sequence ATGAGTACATTTAAAGCTCAAATCCTGACTCCTGAAGGCTCCCTATTTGAAGGAGATGTATCAGGTGTTCAAATGCCTGGAGTAATGGGAAGTTTTGAAGTAAAAGCTAATCACGCTCCTATTGTTTCTGCATTGGATGAAGGAACCGTTCTTGTTCGTAAATCAGATGGTGATACTTCATACAATATCTCTGGTGGATTTGTGGAAGTAGCAAAGAACAAGCTTACCCTTCTTGCTGAATCGGTAGTAGAAGAATAG
- a CDS encoding mucoidy inhibitor MuiA family protein, with translation MLILLLSILFSTTTNPSSDSVQVVTEIEEVTVFKSQAQIQRLGKVDLQVGKNTLVFSGLTETLINQSVQLRGNGSYTLLSITTRHNYSEKPSVNPNLENLQKRKQELELSIQQKNADLKVIDQGIAMLGSTQEIIKNNKLTAAEIEQLLKLYQQNLSELLQDQISIRNEIVAIHEELSRVNLQINNSWEVERTSFKEVIAEVQTNNPQSIDFTLSYQVSNAGWTPSYDIRSSDIDSPLEITYKANIYQRTGIDWEDVKFTINSGDPSSRSTKPELYQNYIGYNSYRGIPGGTANVLRRVSNERGVIKGKVYDVDGELIAGASVMLPGLAIGDVTDQNGMFEISGVPNGFYSLSVMFIGYETSTVRINISNNGLYLEIPLEFGVVGMDELFVRGYTSNEERSGLFTTDGFPKHRFAEEKIEEPTFIDIVETASQTSFSYRIEVPYSVPSDGKAHTLEIKNEFIETDYLYGTVPKLSAHAYLLGNIPDWNELNLLAGEANIYFDNGFVGSTYLDPASSGDTLSVSLGKDERIVLERTKLKDFSSKNFFRNKTRELFTYEITVRNTKSEPVSITVEDQIPVSTNEEIQVSTKELSNGDLNEDTGIIDWKLDIAPGEVKTLRLSYELEYPKGKRIVY, from the coding sequence ATGCTCATTCTGTTACTATCAATTCTATTCTCAACTACTACTAATCCTTCCTCCGACTCTGTGCAAGTAGTTACAGAAATTGAAGAAGTGACTGTATTTAAAAGCCAGGCTCAAATCCAACGCCTTGGAAAAGTAGATTTACAGGTAGGCAAAAATACGCTTGTTTTTTCTGGTCTGACAGAAACCCTCATTAATCAAAGCGTTCAACTACGAGGAAATGGCTCTTATACCCTCCTCTCCATTACAACAAGACATAATTATTCAGAAAAGCCTTCTGTAAACCCAAACCTTGAAAACCTTCAAAAAAGAAAACAAGAATTGGAGCTTTCGATTCAACAAAAAAATGCCGACTTAAAGGTCATTGATCAAGGTATTGCGATGTTGGGCTCCACCCAGGAAATCATAAAGAATAATAAACTTACCGCAGCAGAAATTGAGCAGTTGCTCAAACTATATCAGCAAAATTTATCCGAATTACTTCAAGATCAGATTTCCATAAGAAATGAAATCGTAGCCATCCACGAAGAACTTTCGAGAGTAAATCTCCAGATCAATAATAGCTGGGAAGTTGAAAGAACCAGTTTCAAAGAAGTGATTGCAGAAGTTCAGACCAATAATCCTCAAAGCATCGACTTTACCCTTTCTTATCAGGTGTCCAATGCCGGATGGACACCGAGCTACGATATAAGATCCTCAGATATCGACTCACCTTTAGAAATCACCTATAAAGCGAATATTTACCAACGAACTGGTATTGATTGGGAAGATGTCAAGTTTACCATTAATTCTGGGGATCCAAGTTCGCGATCTACCAAACCCGAGTTATATCAAAATTATATCGGATACAACTCTTACAGAGGAATCCCTGGTGGTACTGCAAACGTTTTAAGAAGAGTCTCGAACGAACGGGGAGTTATAAAGGGAAAAGTGTATGATGTAGATGGTGAACTAATAGCAGGTGCTAGTGTGATGTTACCAGGATTGGCAATAGGAGATGTAACAGACCAAAATGGAATGTTTGAGATATCTGGAGTACCAAATGGCTTCTATTCGCTCTCAGTGATGTTCATTGGTTATGAAACCTCCACCGTTCGAATTAATATTTCTAATAACGGTCTTTATTTAGAAATACCTCTGGAATTTGGGGTAGTTGGTATGGATGAATTGTTTGTTAGAGGTTACACAAGTAATGAAGAACGCTCTGGTCTATTCACCACTGACGGATTTCCAAAACACAGATTCGCAGAGGAAAAAATAGAAGAGCCAACCTTTATTGATATAGTAGAAACTGCCAGTCAAACCAGTTTTAGTTATAGAATTGAAGTCCCCTATTCTGTTCCTTCTGATGGTAAAGCCCATACCCTGGAAATAAAAAATGAATTCATTGAGACGGATTATCTCTATGGTACGGTGCCCAAACTATCTGCTCATGCCTACTTGCTCGGTAACATCCCCGACTGGAACGAATTAAACCTGCTCGCTGGTGAAGCCAACATCTACTTTGATAATGGTTTTGTTGGAAGTACCTATTTAGACCCTGCTTCTTCCGGAGATACTTTATCGGTATCACTAGGTAAAGATGAACGGATTGTATTGGAACGAACTAAACTGAAAGACTTCTCTTCAAAAAATTTCTTCCGAAATAAAACCAGGGAACTGTTTACTTATGAAATCACTGTTCGGAATACAAAATCAGAACCCGTTTCAATAACTGTTGAAGATCAAATTCCGGTTTCTACTAATGAAGAAATCCAAGTATCAACAAAAGAACTGAGTAATGGTGACTTAAATGAGGATACCGGGATCATTGATTGGAAACTGGATATTGCTCCTGGAGAAGTAAAAACACTCAGGCTCAGCTATGAACTCGAATACCCTAAAGGGAAACGGATTGTTTACTAA
- a CDS encoding alpha/beta fold hydrolase, with translation MNTMIFRFPSTMLILSFFLLSACSDDGNMLVDSADPVDSLIDTLVTSRGIQFVRTPEENFQDLPDWPYAYQYVEIDELRQAYAEAGPADGEVVLLIHGQPSWSYLYRYMIPVLADSGYRVIAMDHLGMGRSDKPVDIFDYSYLGHSDRLERFIQQLELSDINLFVQDWGSLIGLRVAGLNPELFATISVGNGALPVIPAGVFPMTPIQNPNEILEMESPFTSIPEQQEPFYDGCDLLPGAIFDFDAWALYSMKGASYVASEVVEALTWYDLSEEVEAAYDAPFPSREYMAGTRTFPALVNEVSGQNEEAWMGLTSYTKPFLTIWGNNDHGSLGTCEAQEIFVENVPGAEGKPHVRLEEAGHFLQSDQGEEIARRLVDFYSTDW, from the coding sequence ATGAATACAATGATTTTTCGATTTCCTTCAACAATGTTAATCCTTTCCTTCTTTTTGTTATCTGCTTGTAGTGATGATGGTAACATGCTGGTGGATAGCGCTGATCCCGTAGATAGCCTTATAGATACTCTTGTTACTTCTAGAGGAATACAATTCGTAAGAACTCCAGAGGAGAATTTTCAAGATCTACCCGATTGGCCTTATGCCTATCAATATGTTGAAATAGACGAATTGCGACAGGCGTACGCAGAAGCTGGGCCAGCGGATGGTGAAGTGGTACTGCTGATTCATGGTCAACCCAGCTGGTCTTATTTATATCGATACATGATTCCCGTATTGGCGGATTCGGGATATAGAGTTATTGCAATGGACCATTTAGGAATGGGACGCTCTGACAAACCGGTTGATATCTTTGATTATAGTTATTTGGGACACAGTGACCGACTTGAGCGATTTATACAGCAATTGGAATTGAGCGATATTAATTTGTTCGTGCAAGATTGGGGGAGCTTGATTGGCTTAAGAGTGGCCGGACTTAACCCTGAATTATTTGCTACAATAAGTGTAGGAAATGGTGCATTACCAGTTATTCCTGCTGGGGTCTTTCCAATGACACCCATTCAGAATCCAAATGAGATTCTAGAGATGGAATCACCTTTTACCAGTATACCCGAGCAACAAGAACCTTTCTACGATGGGTGCGACCTACTTCCAGGAGCAATTTTTGATTTTGATGCATGGGCGCTCTATTCCATGAAAGGAGCCTCTTACGTCGCATCTGAAGTGGTTGAAGCACTAACCTGGTACGACCTCTCGGAAGAAGTAGAAGCAGCCTATGATGCACCTTTTCCTAGTAGAGAATATATGGCGGGTACTCGTACATTCCCTGCCTTAGTCAATGAAGTATCCGGTCAAAATGAAGAAGCTTGGATGGGTCTTACCTCTTATACAAAACCATTTTTAACTATATGGGGTAATAATGATCATGGTTCGCTAGGGACATGCGAAGCACAAGAGATTTTTGTTGAAAACGTACCGGGAGCAGAAGGAAAACCACATGTAAGACTTGAAGAAGCTGGACATTTCCTGCAAAGTGATCAAGGCGAAGAGATCGCCCGCCGACTTGTTGATTTCTATTCTACTGATTGGTAG